In Poecile atricapillus isolate bPoeAtr1 chromosome W, bPoeAtr1.hap1, whole genome shotgun sequence, one DNA window encodes the following:
- the LOC131591607 gene encoding chromobox protein homolog 6-like isoform X2, whose product MELSAVGERVFAAESIIKRRIRKGRIEYLVKWKGWAIKYSTWEPEENILDSRLIAAFEQKERERELYGPKKRGPKPKTFLLKARAQAEALHIGDVHFSVKPGSSTSSPKLHSSAAVHRLKKDIRRCHRMSRRPLPRPDPQNGGSVGGGAGIRPPVSPFSETVRIINRKVKPREPKRSRIILNLKVIDKGGKPANGAGGLARPKIPSRNRVIGKSKKFSESVLRTQIRHMKFGTFSLYNKPSAAPTPSLEGKGESEGSQAASCGLIMGSTPYDAPSSSSSGCPSPAPHSSSDPDDSPPKLLPETLSPAIPDWRESEVLDLSIPPESAATSKRSPSGGCSGGQTPSLSLSSSDPEQEAGNWRPEMSPCSNVVVTDVTSNLLTVTIKEFCNAEDFEKVAAGGGGGGSK is encoded by the exons ATGGAGCTGTCTGCAGTGGGGGAGCGCGTCTTCGCCGCCGAGTCCATCATCAAGCGCCGCATCCGAAAG GGGCGCATCGAGTACCTGGTGAAATGGAAAGGCTGGGCCATCAA gtACAGCACCTGGGAACCCGAGGAGAACATCCTGGATTCCCGCCTCATCGCCGCCTTCGAGCAGAA GGAACGAGAGCGTGAACTGTACGGGCCCAAGAAGAGAGGACCTAAACCTAAAACTTTTCTGCTGAAG GCTCGGGCCCAAGCGGAGGCCCTCCACATTGGGGATGTACACTTTTCTGTCAAGCCTGGTTCCAGTACCTCCTCTCCCAAACTCCACTCCAGCGCCGCAGTGCACCGGCTCAAGAAAGACATCCGGCGATGCCACCGCATGTCCCGGCGCCCCCTGCCCCGTCCAGACCCCCAGAATGGCGGGAGCGTGGGTGGCGGGGCTGGCATTCGTCCTCCTGTCTCGCCCTTCTCGGAGACCGTCCGCATCATCAACCGTAAGGTGAAACCCCGTGAGCCCAAACGCAGCCGCATCATCCTCAACCTCAAAGTCATTGACAAAGGTGGGAAGCCAGCCaatggggctgggggcctgGCTCGGCCCAAGATCCCATCCCGAAACCGTGTCATTGGCAAGAGCAAAAAGTTCAGCGAGAGCGTCCTCCGCACTCAGATCCGCCACATGAAGTTTGGCACCTTTTCGCTCTACAATAAGCCGTCTGCTGCACCTACCCCCTCTCTGGAGGGCAAGGGGGAGTCCGAAGGCTCCCAGGCAGCCTCCTGTGGGCTCATTATGGGCTCCACCCCCTATGAtgcccccagctccagctcctctggctgCCCATCACCTGCTCCCCACTCCTCCTCTGACCCAGATGATTCCCCTCCAAAGCTTCTCCCTGAGACCCTCAGCCCAGCCATCCCCGACTGGCGTGAGTCAGAGGTCCTAGACCTCTCAATCCCACCTGAGTCAGCTGCCACCAGCAAGCGTTCTCCCTCGGGAGGGTGCAGTGGGGGGCAGACGCCCTCCTTGTCCCTCTCCTCTTCTGACCCGGAGCAGGAGGCCGGCAACTGGCGTCCTGAGATGTCCCCTTGCTCTAATGTGGTGGTCACAGATGTCACCAGCAACCTCCTCACTGTAACCATCAAGGAGTTCTGCAACGCAGAGGATTTTGAGAAGGTGGCAGCAGGTGGTGGTGGAGGAGGCAGCAAGTGA
- the LOC131591607 gene encoding chromobox protein homolog 6-like isoform X1: protein MGCGRRRRRRRRGGAARWSCLQWGSASSPPSPSSSAASERYSTWEPEENILDSRLIAAFEQKERERELYGPKKRGPKPKTFLLKARAQAEALHIGDVHFSVKPGSSTSSPKLHSSAAVHRLKKDIRRCHRMSRRPLPRPDPQNGGSVGGGAGIRPPVSPFSETVRIINRKVKPREPKRSRIILNLKVIDKGGKPANGAGGLARPKIPSRNRVIGKSKKFSESVLRTQIRHMKFGTFSLYNKPSAAPTPSLEGKGESEGSQAASCGLIMGSTPYDAPSSSSSGCPSPAPHSSSDPDDSPPKLLPETLSPAIPDWRESEVLDLSIPPESAATSKRSPSGGCSGGQTPSLSLSSSDPEQEAGNWRPEMSPCSNVVVTDVTSNLLTVTIKEFCNAEDFEKVAAGGGGGGSK, encoded by the exons ATGGGCTGtgggcgccgccgccgccgccgccgccgaggGGGAGCAGCAAGATGGAGCTGTCTGCAGTGGGGGAGCGCGTCTTCGCCGCCGAGTCCATCATCAAGCGCCGCATCCGAAAG gtACAGCACCTGGGAACCCGAGGAGAACATCCTGGATTCCCGCCTCATCGCCGCCTTCGAGCAGAA GGAACGAGAGCGTGAACTGTACGGGCCCAAGAAGAGAGGACCTAAACCTAAAACTTTTCTGCTGAAG GCTCGGGCCCAAGCGGAGGCCCTCCACATTGGGGATGTACACTTTTCTGTCAAGCCTGGTTCCAGTACCTCCTCTCCCAAACTCCACTCCAGCGCCGCAGTGCACCGGCTCAAGAAAGACATCCGGCGATGCCACCGCATGTCCCGGCGCCCCCTGCCCCGTCCAGACCCCCAGAATGGCGGGAGCGTGGGTGGCGGGGCTGGCATTCGTCCTCCTGTCTCGCCCTTCTCGGAGACCGTCCGCATCATCAACCGTAAGGTGAAACCCCGTGAGCCCAAACGCAGCCGCATCATCCTCAACCTCAAAGTCATTGACAAAGGTGGGAAGCCAGCCaatggggctgggggcctgGCTCGGCCCAAGATCCCATCCCGAAACCGTGTCATTGGCAAGAGCAAAAAGTTCAGCGAGAGCGTCCTCCGCACTCAGATCCGCCACATGAAGTTTGGCACCTTTTCGCTCTACAATAAGCCGTCTGCTGCACCTACCCCCTCTCTGGAGGGCAAGGGGGAGTCCGAAGGCTCCCAGGCAGCCTCCTGTGGGCTCATTATGGGCTCCACCCCCTATGAtgcccccagctccagctcctctggctgCCCATCACCTGCTCCCCACTCCTCCTCTGACCCAGATGATTCCCCTCCAAAGCTTCTCCCTGAGACCCTCAGCCCAGCCATCCCCGACTGGCGTGAGTCAGAGGTCCTAGACCTCTCAATCCCACCTGAGTCAGCTGCCACCAGCAAGCGTTCTCCCTCGGGAGGGTGCAGTGGGGGGCAGACGCCCTCCTTGTCCCTCTCCTCTTCTGACCCGGAGCAGGAGGCCGGCAACTGGCGTCCTGAGATGTCCCCTTGCTCTAATGTGGTGGTCACAGATGTCACCAGCAACCTCCTCACTGTAACCATCAAGGAGTTCTGCAACGCAGAGGATTTTGAGAAGGTGGCAGCAGGTGGTGGTGGAGGAGGCAGCAAGTGA
- the LOC131591607 gene encoding chromobox protein homolog 6-like isoform X4 produces MELSAVGERVFAAESIIKRRIRKGRIEYLVKWKGWAIKYSTWEPEENILDSRLIAAFEQKERERELYGPKKRGPKPKTFLLKPGSSTSSPKLHSSAAVHRLKKDIRRCHRMSRRPLPRPDPQNGGSVGGGAGIRPPVSPFSETVRIINRKVKPREPKRSRIILNLKVIDKGGKPANGAGGLARPKIPSRNRVIGKSKKFSESVLRTQIRHMKFGTFSLYNKPSAAPTPSLEGKGESEGSQAASCGLIMGSTPYDAPSSSSSGCPSPAPHSSSDPDDSPPKLLPETLSPAIPDWRESEVLDLSIPPESAATSKRSPSGGCSGGQTPSLSLSSSDPEQEAGNWRPEMSPCSNVVVTDVTSNLLTVTIKEFCNAEDFEKVAAGGGGGGSK; encoded by the exons ATGGAGCTGTCTGCAGTGGGGGAGCGCGTCTTCGCCGCCGAGTCCATCATCAAGCGCCGCATCCGAAAG GGGCGCATCGAGTACCTGGTGAAATGGAAAGGCTGGGCCATCAA gtACAGCACCTGGGAACCCGAGGAGAACATCCTGGATTCCCGCCTCATCGCCGCCTTCGAGCAGAA GGAACGAGAGCGTGAACTGTACGGGCCCAAGAAGAGAGGACCTAAACCTAAAACTTTTCTGCTGAAG CCTGGTTCCAGTACCTCCTCTCCCAAACTCCACTCCAGCGCCGCAGTGCACCGGCTCAAGAAAGACATCCGGCGATGCCACCGCATGTCCCGGCGCCCCCTGCCCCGTCCAGACCCCCAGAATGGCGGGAGCGTGGGTGGCGGGGCTGGCATTCGTCCTCCTGTCTCGCCCTTCTCGGAGACCGTCCGCATCATCAACCGTAAGGTGAAACCCCGTGAGCCCAAACGCAGCCGCATCATCCTCAACCTCAAAGTCATTGACAAAGGTGGGAAGCCAGCCaatggggctgggggcctgGCTCGGCCCAAGATCCCATCCCGAAACCGTGTCATTGGCAAGAGCAAAAAGTTCAGCGAGAGCGTCCTCCGCACTCAGATCCGCCACATGAAGTTTGGCACCTTTTCGCTCTACAATAAGCCGTCTGCTGCACCTACCCCCTCTCTGGAGGGCAAGGGGGAGTCCGAAGGCTCCCAGGCAGCCTCCTGTGGGCTCATTATGGGCTCCACCCCCTATGAtgcccccagctccagctcctctggctgCCCATCACCTGCTCCCCACTCCTCCTCTGACCCAGATGATTCCCCTCCAAAGCTTCTCCCTGAGACCCTCAGCCCAGCCATCCCCGACTGGCGTGAGTCAGAGGTCCTAGACCTCTCAATCCCACCTGAGTCAGCTGCCACCAGCAAGCGTTCTCCCTCGGGAGGGTGCAGTGGGGGGCAGACGCCCTCCTTGTCCCTCTCCTCTTCTGACCCGGAGCAGGAGGCCGGCAACTGGCGTCCTGAGATGTCCCCTTGCTCTAATGTGGTGGTCACAGATGTCACCAGCAACCTCCTCACTGTAACCATCAAGGAGTTCTGCAACGCAGAGGATTTTGAGAAGGTGGCAGCAGGTGGTGGTGGAGGAGGCAGCAAGTGA
- the LOC131591607 gene encoding chromobox protein homolog 6-like isoform X3, whose protein sequence is MGCGRRRRRRRRGGAARWSCLQWGSASSPPSPSSSAASERYSTWEPEENILDSRLIAAFEQKERERELYGPKKRGPKPKTFLLKPGSSTSSPKLHSSAAVHRLKKDIRRCHRMSRRPLPRPDPQNGGSVGGGAGIRPPVSPFSETVRIINRKVKPREPKRSRIILNLKVIDKGGKPANGAGGLARPKIPSRNRVIGKSKKFSESVLRTQIRHMKFGTFSLYNKPSAAPTPSLEGKGESEGSQAASCGLIMGSTPYDAPSSSSSGCPSPAPHSSSDPDDSPPKLLPETLSPAIPDWRESEVLDLSIPPESAATSKRSPSGGCSGGQTPSLSLSSSDPEQEAGNWRPEMSPCSNVVVTDVTSNLLTVTIKEFCNAEDFEKVAAGGGGGGSK, encoded by the exons ATGGGCTGtgggcgccgccgccgccgccgccgccgaggGGGAGCAGCAAGATGGAGCTGTCTGCAGTGGGGGAGCGCGTCTTCGCCGCCGAGTCCATCATCAAGCGCCGCATCCGAAAG gtACAGCACCTGGGAACCCGAGGAGAACATCCTGGATTCCCGCCTCATCGCCGCCTTCGAGCAGAA GGAACGAGAGCGTGAACTGTACGGGCCCAAGAAGAGAGGACCTAAACCTAAAACTTTTCTGCTGAAG CCTGGTTCCAGTACCTCCTCTCCCAAACTCCACTCCAGCGCCGCAGTGCACCGGCTCAAGAAAGACATCCGGCGATGCCACCGCATGTCCCGGCGCCCCCTGCCCCGTCCAGACCCCCAGAATGGCGGGAGCGTGGGTGGCGGGGCTGGCATTCGTCCTCCTGTCTCGCCCTTCTCGGAGACCGTCCGCATCATCAACCGTAAGGTGAAACCCCGTGAGCCCAAACGCAGCCGCATCATCCTCAACCTCAAAGTCATTGACAAAGGTGGGAAGCCAGCCaatggggctgggggcctgGCTCGGCCCAAGATCCCATCCCGAAACCGTGTCATTGGCAAGAGCAAAAAGTTCAGCGAGAGCGTCCTCCGCACTCAGATCCGCCACATGAAGTTTGGCACCTTTTCGCTCTACAATAAGCCGTCTGCTGCACCTACCCCCTCTCTGGAGGGCAAGGGGGAGTCCGAAGGCTCCCAGGCAGCCTCCTGTGGGCTCATTATGGGCTCCACCCCCTATGAtgcccccagctccagctcctctggctgCCCATCACCTGCTCCCCACTCCTCCTCTGACCCAGATGATTCCCCTCCAAAGCTTCTCCCTGAGACCCTCAGCCCAGCCATCCCCGACTGGCGTGAGTCAGAGGTCCTAGACCTCTCAATCCCACCTGAGTCAGCTGCCACCAGCAAGCGTTCTCCCTCGGGAGGGTGCAGTGGGGGGCAGACGCCCTCCTTGTCCCTCTCCTCTTCTGACCCGGAGCAGGAGGCCGGCAACTGGCGTCCTGAGATGTCCCCTTGCTCTAATGTGGTGGTCACAGATGTCACCAGCAACCTCCTCACTGTAACCATCAAGGAGTTCTGCAACGCAGAGGATTTTGAGAAGGTGGCAGCAGGTGGTGGTGGAGGAGGCAGCAAGTGA